From Pseudocalidococcus azoricus BACA0444:
GCTTTGACACAGCTTCAGAAAAAGTGTACCAACTTAGCGAGGAATATGCTGTATGGCTTGTTGTGTTGGTAGTGGCTCTACTCTGGCTCGCCTGACAATGCTTTGAGCGAGTTCCTTTGCCATTGGGGGCTGAATCACTGTGAGTTGGATCAGTTGTACGGGGAGAGAAGTGGTTTCATCCTGTGCAAGTTCATCTAAATAAATGCGATGGATTTGAGGACTATTGAGAAGAGATTCGTAGAGAGTGCAGTTTGATTGTTCTGTTTGATGATTGGGATAGATGACAACTGCTTGCCAATTAGCTAAGGTATGACGGAAACGGTAAAGATAAATGAAAATTTCGCTAAAAAATCGCTCGTAAAATTGCTCATCCTTTTGAAACTGCACTTCACAAAAATATACAATGCCTAATGTTGTGTTTTCTGGTGGTAAAAAGACCCCATCTATTTGAAAAGCTGTTTCTTTGACCGTGATGGATTCAAAGCGATAATCCGGGGCCTGGGGGGGAGCCGTGGGCAGCAATTCAAAGAGGCAAGTGGGAAATTGTTGGAAGAGTTGATAGAAGATGGAATCGCGTCTCATAAAGTCATTTTAGGAGTTGGACTAAATAATCGCACCCATATCACCCAGGCCAGAGGTCAACATACCCAAGTCATCGGGATTAAACTACAAGATTAGACCTGTACCGAGATATTCATGCCCTTAAAACGTCGCGATTTTTTAGCCTTTGGAGCCGGATTAACCTTGGGGCCACTCTTGGCCTGGATGCAAAAACAAGGAGCTGTAGCCGCCAATAGTCCTCAAGTTCCCCTGTTGCGGTTTGTCGCTGTGGCTGATACGGGGACGGGAGCCGCGGGTCAATATGAAGTCGCCAATGCCATGCTGGCCTGGTACAAGCTCAACCCCTTTTCTTTGGTGACACTGGCCGGGGATAACATCTACAACGATGGCGAAATGGAAAAAATTGGGCCGAACTTTGAAAAGCCCTATCAAGGCCTGTTGCAAGCTGGAGTGAAATTCTACGCCTGTTTAGGCAATCATGACATTCGCACCCACAACGGGGAGGGACAAATTCGCTATCCCGGATTTAATATGGGCGGGCGTTACTATACCTTTACCCAAGGCCCCGTCCAGTTTTTTGCCTTAGATACCAATCGTGGAAATCACTGGGATGCCCAATTGGCCTGGCTAAAAGAGCAACTCAGCAAGAGCAGGGCGGCCTGGAAAGTGGTCTTCGGTCATCATCCCATCTACTCCTCAGGCATTTATGGCACCAATCCAGCTATGGTTGAGCAATTCGCACCTCTTTTTGAAAAATATCGAGTCCAGCTTTATATCAACGGCCATGAGCATGACTATGAACGGAGCCACCCGATTAAAGGCACAACCTATCTAACCGTGGGGGCCGGAGCCGGAATTCGCCCTGTTGATCGATCTGGGTGGACTGCTTATAGTGCCAGCCGCCTCAGTTTTGCCAGCCTGGATGTGATGGCCAATCAACTCATCATTCATACCGTTGGCACAGACGGGCAAGTGTTTGATCAAGGTGTGATTGAGCGGGTCAGTTAGGCTTGCCCTGAACTATTAAAGAGTGGGCTGTTGTTTGTGCCAATCCGTGGCTTGCTCATAGGCAGAAGCGACTTGGAAAATCTGATCTTCCCGTAAAACATTGCCAATAATCTGCAAACCAATGGGACGACCGTTTTGATCAAACCCACAGGGTAAGCTTAATCCTGGCAATCCGGCCAAGTTAACAGGAATAGTCATTAAGTCAGACAAATACATACTCAGGGGATCGGCAGTTTTTTCCCCGGCCTGGAAGGCAGTGGTTGGCGCAGTCGGTGAAATGAGCACATCAACCTCAGCAAAGGCATTGGCAAAATCTTCTTTGATTAGGGTGCGGACTTTTTGAGCCTTTAAGTAATAAGCATCATAGTAGCCAGCCGAGAGGGCATAGGTGCCAATCATAATCCGCCGTTTAACTTCACTGCCAAAACCTTCCGCCCGCGTCTTGGTGTACATCTCCAATAAACTGTCTGCATCGGCCCGGTAGCCAAAGTTCACCCCATCATAGCGGGCTAAATTAGCTGAGGCTTCGGAAGGGGCAATGATGTAATAGGTGGGTAAGCCATAGGCAAATCTGGGACAGGAAATTTCTTGAACTGTGGCCCCCAATCCTTCTAAGACTTTGACTGCTGCGGCCATTGCTGCTGAAACTTCCGGCTGCAATCCGGCCCCCAAGGTTTCCCGAATCAGACCAATCCGTTTACCTTTTAAGGGTTTCTTTTTTTTACCCTGATCCACAAACTGACTATAGTCAGGCACTTCAACCTGCAAACTGGTGGCATCCTGGGAATCATAACCGGCAATCGCAGTCAATAGAATAGCCGCATCTGTCACCGTTGGAGTCAAGGGGCCAATTTGATCCAAGGAGGAGGCGTAGGCCACTAATCCAAAGCGAGACACCCGGCCATAGGTAGGTTTGAGACCAACAATTCCGCAAAAAGCAGCGGGCTGACGAATGGATCCCCCGGTATCGGAACCCAAGGCCGCCACACATTCCTGAGCAGCGACCGCCGCCGCGGATCCCCCCGATGATCCTCCTGGCACACAGGCCAGATCCCAGGGATTTGCTGTGACTTGAAAGGCTGAATTTTCCGTAGAACTGCCCATGGCAAACTCGTCCAGGTTAGTTTTTCCGAGCATAATTGCCCCGGCCTGGTTTAATTTCTGGGTCACAGTTGATTCGTAGGGAGGGATAAAATTAGCCAGAATCTTAGAAGCACAGGTTGTTCTGACCCCTTGGGTACAGAGATTATCTTTAATGCCTAAAGGGATACCGGCCAAAAGACTAATTTCTTCTCCCGCGGCAATTTTGGCATCTATCGCTTTAGCTTGGGCTAGGGCCTGGTCTGCTGTAATCGTTAAGTAACTGTGGATTTTCGGTTCAAGCTCGCTGATCCGGTTGAGGTAATCTTGGGTAATTTCAGTGGCGGAGCGCTCTTTTTGGATCAGTTGACGATGTAGCTCCCAAATCACTGACATGAATTCATTCCTAACTCTCAGCTTTCCTAGTATAGCCAGGCCAGGTTCGCCCGCTCACGCCCAGCTACCATTAAACAATCAGCGCAATTCTCCTGTTTTCCGAGCTAGCCTCAACTTTCAGCCCAAAGCTTCATTATTCAGGTTCAAATCAAAGGCAGCCTACATCATCACAAGAAAATTCCTTGGTGTTACGGATGGGTTAATAGCCAGAATTGGTGGTCGGGGGTGATGAGGGTTCAGACTGATGAGGAGAAAATAGCCAGTAGCCTTGGTACCAGGCCCAGCCTCCCACCGCCAGGATTGTAATCACCAATACCATCACGGCCACCCTCAACCAAGATAGGCGGAGGTTTTCTGGGGCAGGAGGCAGGGAATCTGGGAGAATTTGTTCTGGTTCAAAGTTCTCCTCTAACAGCAGGACATCACTGCCTAACTCTTCTGGTGAGGGATAGAAAATCTGCACATAGTTGGGTTCTGGTGGGGTGTGCTCAGGGGGTTGGACTCGGAAACGGATCAGGGCAACGGTGACATTATCGTGACCATTGCGGCTATTGGCTAACTCGACTAAAGCTTGACAGGCCGGGCGTAAATCGGTTGGGCTGTCGGCATCTGTTAAAAGGGGCAATAACAACGTTGGCCAATACTGCTCAACCCGGTCTAAATCGCTCAGACCATCGGAGCAAAGCAACAATAGGCTATCTTCATCCACAATCAAGGGGCTAATGGTCGGCCGTAAGTGGGCGGAGGGAGCGACCCCCAAGGCCTGGATCAAAGAGCCTGCATAGGGATGATTTAGGGCGACTCGATAGGGACTTACACCTAAGCGCACTTCGCGAGAGGCAACATCGTCGTCCAATGTGACTTGATAGCAACCATAGCGAGTGACCCAATAGGCCCGACTATCCCCAACATGGGCTAAATACAGTTGCGCTTGCTGGGCCAGGGCCGCTACAAGGGTTGTTCCCATCCGTTGCCGGTCTTGGCGTTCTTCAGCATCATTTTGGACGGCAATTAAATCATTGGCACGGTGAATCACAGCCTCTAGGGTAGTCTGGATATCGCCACCGCTGATGAGGGTATGCCTCAACTCTGGGAGGGCTGCGGTGAACGCTTGAATTCCCAGGCCCGAAGCCACATCACCCCCCGCATGGCCGCCGACACCATCACAAACCAGAGTGAGAACTTCCGACTCAGCCACCAAAAATGTTTCCGATGGCGGGTAACAATTATCTTCATTGCGCTTGCGGCGGGGGCCTTTGTCCGTTTGGGTGGCTAAATCAAAGGTAAAGGTATAATCCTCAGCCACTTCTGTGATCCAGGCCTGGATCTGCGTTTGGAAATAGGTCGCGGCGAGGTCAGCCTCTTGGGGTAAATTTTCCCGCAGAGTTGTCCATCTTGCTTGGGTCGCCACCGCCTGAAAGGGACACCACTCTGACCAGGCCTGGAGGAGTTGCCCGAGTTCTGGGGCTGTTTCTGAACTTGGATTTAACGTTAACTGGACAAGTCGCAGAATGGCCCCTTCAACCCGTAAATACTCCGGCTCAAATAAAGTAGCACTGACTCCGGCCTGGGTTAAGGCTGGCCACAATTGCCCCATCTGCCAGAGCCAATTTAACTGCCGGAATAATCCTGCTTTTGTCCAGGCCTGGCGGAGGGGCACAGCACTGGTGAGTCCGGTCAGGGTGTGGGGCAGTTGTAAAATCGGCAAGTCAGCAGTAATATCCACTTTTCCCCAGGGGCCGAGTTCCAGGAGTAACACCGGTTCTGGTTGCGTTAATAGCCCAAATACTTGGGGGATATATAGTCGCCAACTAAACAGTTTCAGATAGGGTTCGATCAGAGCCAGGTGAGTATCCGTATAGGGGGGCGGATCTCCAGGTTGGGTATCGAAGACTAAATCCGGCCCGCGGACTAGAAATCGCCCCGCCAAATAACTGCCTGGTTCCAGAGGCGTACGATCGTCTGGCCAAATTACCCGTAAATATCGCTTTGGCAGGGGAGTCTGACAGGCATGGCAATGGCCAAAGGCCTCCAGATTTTCCCGATTACAGGCCGGGCAATACAGTGTGGCCAGGGATAACGGCCCAGAGGCTCCTTGGCTTTGCGGCTGACTCACCCCACCTGCGCTCCTATCCAACTGACATCTCTGCTCTCACCGTTTTGAATAAACCCAGGCCCGCGCTAAGGTGGATGATTGACCAGCCAGCCGGGGAGCCTTGGGGTTAATTTCTTTCCCACAATCTTATCCTATCCAAACCTCGGCCCCGCTCCCTGGTTTAACCAATATTATCTTTGTCCATCTCTCCCCATGCGAATGTGAGCAGCATCCAGGGCCGAGAACTTCATCTGGGGCTGGATTAAGCGTTCTCCTGGCAACCTTTCAAGGCCCGCGCCAATTCAATCGCACTTTGATAGCGGTTACTCACTTGGGGTTCGGTGGCCCGTTGGATCACGAGCTTTAGATTTTCGGGCACTGAGGGTCGATCTAAGATATTCAGGCGATAAACTCCCATCTCATGGCGATAAAACCGAATCGGGCTGTCCCCCAGCAGTAAAAAGGCCAGGGTTGCCCCAACCGCATATAGATCCGACTGAACAACTGGATGCCCCAGCATTTGTTCGGGAGCCGAATACCCCTCCACCGCAATTCGTGTCCCTGGGGAATGGCCAGCTTCCTTAACCGCCCCAAAGTCAATCAACACCACTTGGTTATCACTGGAGCGCACGAGTAAATTACTGGGTTTGAGATCCCGGTGAATCACCTGCGGATCTTGGTTGTGGAGATAATCGAGAACGCCACAGGTTTGTAACATCCATTGAATGGCCTGGGTGGGTTCTACGGGGCCATTGCGAATCACCCAACGGTCTAAATCCAGGCCATGAATCAGTTCCATGACTAAATATTTTTTGCCATCCTCAATGAAATAATCATGAAACTTAGGAATTCCGGCATGACAAAGTCCCTGGAGGATCCGAGCTTCCCGTTCAAAAAGCTCCTGAACTTTGTCTTCTGCCTCAACATCCGAGCGCAATTCTTTGAGAACCCAAACCTGCGGCAGTTGATTGGGGCGATAGTCCGTTTCTTGGCAGACCAGATAAGTGGTTCCCATTCCCCCATGGCCCAAGAGGCGAAGAACCTGATAATTGCGGATCGTCCGCTGGATATTCAGGGGCTGCCCGCAGTGGATACAAAAAAGATTTCCTGGCATATTCCCAACGTGCTGACAGGTGGCCAAGGTAGAAGGAGCATTGCGGCGACTGAGGACTTCAAATTGCAGGATCGGGCCCGTTGGGCCAAGTTGGAGGAGGCTACCATTGCCCAGGGGGCCATCACTGACTAATTTGCCGTCTAGAAATGTCCCAGTGGGGCCGACATTTTTGACGTACCACCGCCCCAAGTTTTCTGGATCCGTATAGCAAGCCACCTCCGCATGGTAACGGGCAATCAAAATATCATTCAAAATAATGTCATTATCAGCCGCTCGGCCGATGCGGATAGTTGGTTTAGCCGGAAATCGCCAACGTTTGACAGGGGTGCGCTTCCAGGGATCAAGCAAACTCAGTGTAACCACAGTTTTTCATCACAATTTAGGAGAACAAGAAGCTGAAATGTTTGATAATGTGCCAACCCAGCATCCAGGCTTCAGAACTGGCCGGAACATCAATATGCCCTAGAGTTCCTTAAAAAATCTGATCTAATTCTGAGCGCAACTTCATCCGAATCGCAATCACTGTTAAGTTATCGTGACCATTGTGCTCATTCCCTAAATTGATTAACGCCCGAACCCCTTTGCTTAAGCTGCTGTCAAAACTCAAGAGCGGAGCAACATGGCTTTCAATGTGGGACTCAAGACAGTCGTTGTCGGTTAAGCCATCGGAGCAGAGGAGAAACACCGTATCATCCGTCACCTCTAGGGTCAAAATGTCGGGGTTGAGATAGTCATTGCCACGGGGGCCCAAGGCCTGGGTGAGTTGGTAGGCATCGGGACGGGCATAGGCAATTTCCGGCTCTACACCGCGCTTGATGTCCCGCTGACCCACTTCATGATCGACCGATAGCTGTTCCAGGCCAAGCCGCCGGGTAAACCGATAGGCCCGACTATCCCCCACATGGGCCAAACAAACCGCCTGATTATGAACCAAAGCGAAAACAAGGGTGGTGCCCATCCGTCCACTGCCAATGGTGCGCTGATCCTCGTTGTGATTGAAAATAGCCTGGTTAGCAGCAAAGATGGCCTGGCGAATCACCTCATCTTCTGGGAGTGGCTCACCCTCTAGCCAATGCTCTTGGAAAAAATTAAATAGTGTGCTGGCGGCTAAGGAACTGGCGACTTCCCCTTGGGCATGGCCACCCATCCCATCACAGAGAACATAAAGCCCGCGGGCCTGGAGTTTTTGCCCAATCGATGTCCCGCAATAGTGTTGCCGATGATCAATCAGGAAAAAGTCTTCATTGTGGTGTCGTTGCCGCCCAGTATCCGTCAAACCAATCGTATCTAACTGGACTAATTGCTTGGGTAAGACCGCAGTTGGAGAATCCTCTGTAATAGCTTGGGCTGGGGTAGAGTTGAGATCCTGTTGCCAATGGGCATCTAGGCTGGCGACAACGTTTTTCAAGTCAAAGTCTTGGCTATTGCCGAGGTTGATGAGGTCGGATTGGAGCGTTTCCCACAGTTGTTCAATTAAGGCCTGGATGTCAGCTAGGGTTTGTTGCGGTTGGGTTTGAAGCATGACAAAAAGGGGCTGAAAGGCCTGTTGGCGGGAAGGGGGGGCCTGGGATAATAAAGACTGCCAAAGACGAATCAAGCATTTTGGCGATGGATCAGGGAGGGGGGAAAAGTCAAGCTGTCGGACGGCTAAAATCCCTTCACCGTAAATACAAAGGTTATCTTCATCCAAAAGACTGGCCGCACAGCCCCAGGCCTCCAGATTGGGCCAGAGGTCAATCATTTCCTCCATCCAGGCCAGCAGTTGCCCGTTATCCAATTCTGGATCCTGCCAGGCCTGCCATAAACTCGGACATTGACTCCGATCCTGCAAAACCAAGAATTGACGCGGCTCATGGATCCCCTGCTGGCCTGGGCCATAACCAACCCAAGCATCCTGGAGGCGGGGGACAAACTCAGAGAATAGTAAACGTAAACTCAGATAGCTAATTACCACTGGAGTCGGGGCATTGGCCTGGGCCTGGAGTTGAGTCAACATCTCCTGCGGCTGAGTTAAATCAAACCGATCAGCCTGTTGAATAAAGGTTTGACTGAACTCCAAAACTCCAGTTGGGCGGCTGGATTGAGTATCTTCCACACGGCCAGATGTTGTATCCAGGCTAAAAGACGTGAGGCAACGGTAGCGGTTCTCCTCGTCTAAAAAGATGGCCCCTTCTTGGCGTTCGGTATCTTGTTCTAGCAGCGGTGGCAGATCAGGCATCCTCTCACAGGTCAACCAGGGAGAGTCAGAATCACAGGGATAGACGACTACGGCACAAATTGGCTCAGACCGGCTGCCAAAATTCGTGAGCAGGTCTCGGCTGATCTCCTGGATGTCAATGGCATCGGGAATGAGGGTTAATTCATCATCACCGGGATAGGCTTCAGTAACGGGTAATGAGACAGGGGTTTCAGTCTGGGGAAAGTCCGCTTCAGTCGAGTTGGGTTGCAGATTAGCGGGAGAGGGGGGCGGATCTCCAGGCCTGGAATTGGCAGCGGTTAATAAATCTGGAGTCCAAGTCATTTCTTCGAGTTCTGACCAGGCCAGTTCGGCAGTACCTTTGGCTCCGAGTTGCTGAGAACTTGATTTTGCCGCGGATTCGGAAGTCGCTGAGCTTAATTCATTCTCGACAGGGGTGGGGGGAACAAGGGGAGTGCCACAGTATAAGCAGAACTTGTTTGTCTCGGCATTAAACTGGTGGCAGTGAGGGCAGACAAGCATGAATAGCAGCCCATTGTAATTTGCAATTCCTATATTTTAGTCATCTCTTCCAGGAGTTTTACAAGCTCAGATGACATTTTGGCAAGTTTTTAGAATTCAACGAGATAGGGGCCAAGCCTTCAGGCCAGCGTCAATTTTCTCAGCAGAGTCTTTCTTGATCAAGGTGGCGGAATTGGGAGTTGGGCTGTCACTACTAGGGATTAAATCTTTGAGAAATCCTGATATTTTTGCGAACATATCTTTGTAGGGCGGTCGCGGTTTGCCTTGAGGCAAGATTCATCTGCGGCGACGGAAACTCACCAGGAGGACAAAATGCCACTGTCGGAATTACCTATCGGGGAAATTGCCACCATCAGCCATACCGAAGCCACTGTGTTTGGGCCCGGTTTTACGGATCGTTTAGCCGCCTTGGGGATCATGCACGGGCGCAAAGTGGAAGTTTTACGCAAAGCCGCCCTAGGTGGCCCCCTCCATATTCGAGTCGGTTTAACCACAGAAGTCGCGATTCGCCGTCATGAAGCCGCCTTGATTATCTTGAATGCTCCCTCGGTTCCCCGATGAGTACCTGTCACTCTGGCGCAGTTGCGGTTCCCACCCACCAGGCCACGAAACGCATCGCCCTCCTAGGAATGCCCAACACAGGCAAGTCAACTCTGTTTAACCGGATGACCGGGGCCAGGGCCTTTGTCGGGAATTGGCCAGGGATGACCGTTGATCTGCTCCAAGCCGTGATTCCCTTAGGGGAGGAAATGGTCGAGTTTGTCGATCTCCCCGGTATCTATGATCTGAATGGCTTCAGTGAGGATGAGGCCGTAGTTCAGCGATTTCTAGCAGAATTTCCGCTTAATTTGATTCTGATTATCCTGAATGCGGCCCAAATTGATCGGCAGGTACGGCTGGCTCTCCAAGTTAAGGCTCTCGGTTTACCGGCCATTGTCCTGTTAAATTTATCCGATGAAGCCAAACGATTTGGGATTGAGATTCATGGGCCCACCTTGGCTCAAAATCTGGGGATGTCCGTTTGTCTCCTGAGTGCCAAATATGGTCAAGGATACGCCCAGGCCCTGGCTGAAATAACCTGCACCCTCAGAGAACAAGAAACCGCCTATCAAGTGGCCAACCTCCAGGACTGTTTGACGAACAATGGCAGCCTCAACCAGGACATAACGACAGTTTTAGCCGAGGCCGTCGTTTTCCCTAGCCAACTCAGGCGCACAGTTACCGCCAGCCTAGATCGATTATTCCTGCATCCAATTTGGGGTATTCCCCTCTTTTTTACGGTCATGTTTGGCTTGTTTATGGTCATTTGGCAAGTGGGACTCCCCTCCCAAGATGTGATGGGCAACATTACCGACTGGCTGAATCAAACTCTCCTGCAACCCCTGATCAGTCCCCTGCCTCACGTTATCCAAGATTTGATCACCAATGGCCTCTGGAATGGCCTGGCCACCGTGGCTTCATTTTTGCCCTTGGTCGTGATTTTCTTTTTTGTCATGGCGGCCATTGAGGATAGTGGCTATTTATCCCGGGCTGCCTACCTGATGGATGCCTTTATGGGCCGGTTGGGCCTGGATGGACGGGGCTTTGTGATGCAGATGTTGGGGTTTGGCTGTAATGTGCCGGCCTTGATGGGCACCAGGGTGATGCGCTCCCAGGCCCTGCGGTGGTTGACGATGTTAATTATTCCCTTTTCCCTCTGCTCGGCCCGGCTCCAGGTGTTTGTGTTTATCTTGGCGGCTGTGTTACCAGGAATGAAGGGAGCCGTTGCCCTGTTTGGCTTGTATGTTCTGAGTTTTGTCGCGGCATTTTTGGCAGCTGCAATTTTTAGCCAGTCCCAGCAATTAAAAAACCACGAACCCTTTATTTTGGAACTGCCCCCCTACAGATTGCCCACCTTGAAGCACGTCCTCTTGCGGGGCTGGGGTGAAGTTCGAGAATTTCTCTATCGGGCCTCGGGGTTTATTACCCTTGGGTGTTTGGGCGTGTGGACGATTACCAACTTACCGCCAGGGGCAACGGGCCTGGATACGATTGGGGGGCAAATTGGCAAATTACTGGTTCCGATCATGGCTCCGGTGGGGATTGATCCGCAGCTAACGTTGGCACTAATTTTTGGGTTTGTAGCCAAGGAAATTGTCGTAGGTTCCCTGGCGGTGATTTATGCCATGAATGCCAGTGCTGTCAGCCAGGCCATTGCCGCCTCTGTAACGGTTCCCCAGGCCCTCAGTTTTTGCATTTTCTGTTTACTCTATACCCCCTGTTTAACGACCGTGGCTGTTCTCAAAAGTGAATCCAAATCCTGGGGCCTGACCCTGTTTTCCCTCGTCTTTTCCCTAGGCTATGCTTGGCTGATGAGTTTCATTTTCTATCAAGTTAGTCTGGGGCTCCATTGGGCTTAGGTCATAATTTCGTCATTAAAACTAGAAGCAATAATCAACGTTGTGCTGCCATAGACTTTTTGCCGATACGCCCCCAGGCCCGTTAAATCCGGCAGTTGATGAGTCCGACATTCCACAGCCATTGCTCCAGTGGGGCTTAACAGGTTTAATTCGGCAATGAGTTTGAGAACCGGTTGATAAAGATGGCTGTCGTAGGGTGGGTCAAAATAGATATGGTCAAAGGGGGCAGGCGGTAGTTGCTTTAAGGCTTGGAGCACATCAGCGCGGATGACTTGGAATTGCTGCTCGGTCTGGGCGAGGGATTGCCAATTGTGTTGAATCAGCCGACAGGCTTGGGGATTTTTCTCGATCCCAACCACGACACTGGCTCCCCGGACTAAGGCTTCTGCCCCCATGGCCCCACTGCCTGCACAGAGATCCAACCAGCGACAACCCGAGACCGAATTTTGCCAGATGTTAAACAGGGCTTGGCGAACTTTGGCCGTAGTCGGACGGGTCTGATTGCCAGGTGGGGTCGCTAATTTCCG
This genomic window contains:
- the rsmD gene encoding 16S rRNA (guanine(966)-N(2))-methyltransferase RsmD, which produces MVIRIQGQRKLATPPGNQTRPTTAKVRQALFNIWQNSVSGCRWLDLCAGSGAMGAEALVRGASVVVGIEKNPQACRLIQHNWQSLAQTEQQFQVIRADVLQALKQLPPAPFDHIYFDPPYDSHLYQPVLKLIAELNLLSPTGAMAVECRTHQLPDLTGLGAYRQKVYGSTTLIIASSFNDEIMT